Proteins encoded together in one Paracidovorax wautersii window:
- the rodA gene encoding rod shape-determining protein RodA → MSSAVFDKPSLLQRILPFFRGFDWMLLVMLGLLASIGLVAMYSSGYDHGTRFYDHGRNMLLAAGILFVVAQIPPQRLMMLAVPLYTVGVALLIAVALFGITKKGAQRWINLGITIQPSEILKIAMPLMLAWWFQKREGQLRPLDFVAAGALLALPVGLIMKQPDLGTSLLVLAAGLSVIFFAGLPWKLVVPPVVIGAVGIILIVWFEPQLCADGVRWPVLHDYQQQRICTLLDPTRDPLGKGFHIIQGMIAIGSGGFWGKGFMAGTQTHLEFIPERTTDFIFAAYSEEFGLAGNLFLIVCFLLLVWRGLAIAMGSATLFGRLMAGAVSMIFFTYAFVNMGMVSGILPVVGVPLPFVSYGGTAMVTLGLALGVLMSVARAQRQAPDAPRQAL, encoded by the coding sequence ATGTCTTCCGCCGTATTCGACAAGCCCTCCCTGCTGCAGCGCATCCTGCCGTTCTTCCGCGGCTTCGACTGGATGCTGCTGGTCATGCTGGGGCTGCTGGCGTCGATCGGGCTGGTGGCGATGTATTCGTCCGGCTACGACCACGGCACGCGTTTCTACGACCACGGCCGCAACATGCTGCTGGCGGCGGGCATCCTGTTCGTGGTGGCGCAGATCCCGCCGCAGCGGCTGATGATGCTGGCGGTGCCGCTGTACACGGTGGGCGTGGCACTGCTGATCGCCGTGGCGCTGTTCGGCATCACCAAGAAGGGGGCGCAGCGCTGGATCAACCTCGGCATCACGATCCAGCCCAGCGAGATCCTCAAGATCGCCATGCCGCTGATGCTGGCGTGGTGGTTCCAGAAGCGCGAAGGCCAGCTGCGCCCGCTCGACTTCGTGGCCGCCGGCGCGCTGCTGGCGCTGCCGGTGGGCCTGATCATGAAGCAGCCCGACCTGGGCACCTCGCTGCTGGTGCTGGCGGCGGGCCTGTCGGTGATCTTCTTCGCCGGCCTGCCATGGAAGCTGGTGGTGCCGCCGGTCGTCATCGGCGCGGTCGGCATCATCCTGATCGTCTGGTTCGAGCCCCAGCTGTGCGCCGACGGCGTGCGCTGGCCGGTGCTCCACGACTACCAGCAGCAGCGCATCTGCACGCTGCTGGACCCGACGCGCGATCCCCTGGGCAAGGGCTTCCACATCATCCAGGGCATGATCGCCATCGGCTCGGGCGGCTTCTGGGGCAAGGGCTTCATGGCCGGCACGCAGACGCATCTGGAGTTCATCCCCGAGCGCACCACCGACTTCATCTTCGCCGCCTACTCCGAGGAGTTCGGTCTGGCCGGCAACCTCTTTCTGATCGTGTGCTTCCTGCTGCTGGTGTGGCGCGGCCTGGCCATCGCCATGGGCTCGGCCACATTGTTCGGGCGGCTGATGGCGGGCGCGGTGTCCATGATCTTCTTCACCTACGCCTTCGTGAACATGGGCATGGTCAGCGGCATCCTGCCCGTGGTCGGCGTGCCGCTGCCGTTCGTGAGCTACGGCGGCACGGCCATGGTCACGCTGGGGCTGGCGCTGGGCGTGCTCATGTCGGTGGCCCGGGCGCAGCGCCAGGCCCCGGACGCCCCCCGTCAGGCGCTGTAG
- a CDS encoding YqiA/YcfP family alpha/beta fold hydrolase gives MTQTTHLLYLHGFRSSPQSAKARLMAQHVATRHPGVHFWCPQLPPSPREAMALVAAGIADWPRAAMAVVGSSLGGYYASWVAQRQACPSVLLNPAVDPARDLERYIGEQTAWHDPAQHFYFRPEYIAELRALDVRGRAPAAPELAVIAKGDELLDWREMAARYAHAQLRLLEGGDHALSAFPDHIDEVARFCGLAGGPDGAAADRAQAA, from the coding sequence ATGACACAGACCACCCACCTGCTCTACCTGCACGGCTTCCGCTCCTCGCCCCAGTCGGCCAAGGCCCGGCTGATGGCCCAACACGTGGCCACGCGGCATCCCGGCGTGCACTTCTGGTGCCCGCAGCTGCCGCCCTCCCCGCGGGAGGCGATGGCCCTGGTGGCGGCCGGCATCGCCGACTGGCCGCGCGCGGCCATGGCGGTGGTGGGCTCGTCCCTGGGCGGCTACTACGCCAGCTGGGTCGCGCAGCGGCAAGCCTGCCCCAGCGTGCTGCTCAACCCGGCTGTGGACCCGGCGCGCGATCTGGAGCGCTACATCGGCGAGCAGACGGCTTGGCACGACCCGGCGCAGCACTTCTACTTCCGCCCCGAATACATCGCCGAGCTGCGCGCGCTGGACGTGCGCGGCCGCGCCCCGGCGGCGCCGGAGCTGGCCGTCATCGCCAAGGGCGACGAATTGCTGGACTGGCGCGAAATGGCCGCGCGTTACGCCCACGCGCAGCTGAGGCTGCTGGAGGGCGGAGACCACGCCCTCAGCGCCTTCCCCGATCACATCGACGAGGTGGCGCGCTTCTGCGGGCTGGCGGGCGGCCCGGACGGCGCGGCCGCGGATCGGGCCCAGGCCGCGTAG
- a CDS encoding Wzy polymerase domain-containing protein codes for MSAFNVFASLLSVLAVALPFLFARTQAPLSNFWPLMVAGGCAWLLTALAWVRAGQGAGRGQAASSAQPAVALAAGLLLAAVVGACIGLLQFFRGDLGWAPWVYPASIGEALGNLRQRNQQATLMALGLWALVWWVGRAAACTQGQPLLPGGRVRTGRVSDWLVRLSGFLTPWALVPIAACAAATASRTGALEWGVLLVLLILWRRSMGWLPLGLAGAGVLLYLGAAWALPHLLEQWTGVAMDGLFDRLGGGERCGTRSVLWPNMLHLIAQKPWAGWGWGELDYAHYATLFPGERFCVLVDNAHNLPLHLAVELGLPVALVFCGAVLWWVLRGRPWAETDPLRQLAWGVLAVIGVHSLLEFPLWYGPFQLATGLALWVLWRPHLSALGPALRAAVAVAGLAVLAWGAWLAHDYERVSGLYRPAPQRAPQYQRDTAEQVARETTFFRDAAAFAWVTTTPVTAANAATLYPAARRLLHYSPEPRIIEAVLASTRLLGLVDEEAFHAERYRIAYPRDYAAWARSAAAPSGPPASPQKRATSSM; via the coding sequence ATGTCCGCCTTCAACGTTTTTGCTTCGCTGCTGTCCGTGCTGGCCGTGGCGCTGCCTTTTCTCTTCGCGCGCACGCAGGCCCCGCTGTCCAACTTCTGGCCGTTGATGGTCGCGGGCGGCTGTGCCTGGCTGCTGACGGCGCTGGCGTGGGTGCGGGCCGGGCAGGGGGCGGGCCGGGGGCAGGCGGCGTCTTCCGCCCAGCCTGCCGTGGCCCTGGCCGCCGGCCTGCTGCTGGCGGCCGTGGTGGGCGCGTGCATCGGGCTGCTGCAGTTCTTCCGCGGCGACCTGGGTTGGGCGCCCTGGGTGTATCCGGCCTCCATCGGCGAGGCGCTGGGCAACCTGCGCCAGCGCAACCAGCAGGCCACCCTGATGGCGCTGGGCCTGTGGGCGCTGGTGTGGTGGGTGGGCCGCGCGGCGGCCTGCACGCAGGGGCAGCCGTTGCTGCCCGGCGGCAGGGTGCGCACAGGGCGGGTCAGCGACTGGCTGGTGCGCCTGTCGGGCTTTCTCACGCCCTGGGCGCTGGTGCCCATCGCCGCCTGCGCCGCCGCGACTGCTTCCCGCACGGGGGCATTGGAGTGGGGCGTGCTGCTGGTGCTGCTGATCCTGTGGCGCCGCTCCATGGGCTGGCTGCCGCTGGGGCTGGCCGGCGCGGGCGTGCTGCTGTACCTGGGCGCCGCCTGGGCGTTGCCGCACCTGCTGGAGCAGTGGACGGGCGTTGCCATGGACGGCCTGTTCGACCGCCTGGGCGGCGGCGAGCGCTGCGGCACGCGCTCGGTGCTCTGGCCCAACATGCTGCACCTGATCGCCCAGAAGCCCTGGGCCGGCTGGGGCTGGGGCGAGCTGGACTACGCCCACTACGCCACGCTGTTCCCCGGCGAGCGCTTCTGCGTGCTGGTGGACAACGCGCACAACCTGCCGCTGCACCTCGCCGTGGAGCTGGGCCTGCCGGTGGCGCTGGTCTTCTGCGGTGCCGTGCTGTGGTGGGTGCTGCGCGGCCGCCCGTGGGCCGAGACCGATCCGCTGCGCCAGCTGGCGTGGGGCGTGCTGGCCGTGATCGGCGTGCACAGCCTGCTGGAATTCCCCCTGTGGTACGGCCCCTTCCAGCTGGCCACCGGCTTGGCGCTGTGGGTGCTGTGGCGGCCCCATCTGTCGGCGCTGGGGCCCGCGCTGCGGGCCGCCGTTGCCGTGGCCGGCCTGGCCGTGCTGGCCTGGGGCGCCTGGCTGGCGCACGACTACGAGCGGGTGAGCGGCCTGTACCGCCCGGCGCCGCAGCGGGCCCCGCAGTACCAGCGCGACACCGCCGAGCAGGTGGCGCGGGAGACCACCTTCTTCCGCGACGCCGCCGCGTTCGCCTGGGTCACGACCACGCCCGTCACCGCGGCCAATGCCGCCACGCTGTACCCCGCGGCGCGCCGGCTGCTGCACTACTCGCCCGAGCCGCGCATCATCGAAGCCGTACTGGCCAGCACGCGGCTGCTGGGTCTGGTCGACGAAGAGGCCTTCCACGCCGAGCGCTACCGCATCGCGTACCCGCGGGACTACGCGGCCTGGGCCCGATCCGCGGCCGCGCCGTCCGGGCCGCCCGCCAGCCCGCAGAAGCGCGCCACCTCGTCGATGTGA
- a CDS encoding RNB domain-containing ribonuclease, giving the protein MHALFEEAGKFLAGRILSEAESSAQIELDSGKRVKVKGAHILLKFEKPAPADLVREAQSVAAEIELPLAWEFAPEEEFGFADLARDYFSANATLAQQAGALFALYEAPHYFRRAGKGRFKKAPAEILQQALAAIEKKKAILAQIDEWAAALGRGECPQPIREQLYKILFKPDKNAPEYKAVVEASRATHKAPLDLLQQAGAIDSPYQFHWKRFLFENFPKGTGFPAVTAPQPPEDLPLAPVQAYSIDDSQTTEIDDALSVQGLGTGTVTLGIHIAAPGLAIVPGTPLDQLGRNRLSTVYMPGYKITMLPDEVVRIYTLDEGRANPAVSLYVTINEETLEITGTETKLERVPVAVNLRHDQLDHIVTEEWLSDPSVQVQNTPQPLLERREQLSFLHRLAKSLKAQREVVRGKPETFNRPDYNFRLSAARPPEGANTPSGGSAANAVASVGAGKSGNDGAEPTGREQVSITTRKRGAPLDLIVAEAAIVANSSWGQLLAEHGVPGIYRSQASLAPGVKVRMGTKALPHAGIGVKSYAWATSPLRRYVDLVNQWQIIACVRHGKTAALAAPFKPKDADLFSIISSFDGAYSAYNGYQAGMERFWTLQYLQQNEVTDIEATVFKEGPAGSFLVRADALPLVLPVLGAQNLPRGARVRVKLGEIDEITLDISGTVLERLDDPQDASDDGPVDEPEGDDDEAVAGPIAIAVDVNEAEAAGTDNRAP; this is encoded by the coding sequence ATGCATGCATTGTTTGAAGAAGCCGGCAAATTCCTGGCCGGCCGTATCCTCTCCGAGGCCGAAAGCTCCGCGCAGATCGAGCTGGATTCCGGCAAGCGCGTCAAGGTCAAGGGCGCCCACATCCTGCTGAAGTTCGAGAAGCCCGCGCCCGCCGATCTGGTGCGCGAGGCGCAGTCCGTGGCCGCCGAGATCGAGCTGCCGCTGGCCTGGGAATTCGCCCCCGAGGAAGAGTTCGGCTTTGCCGACCTGGCACGCGACTACTTCTCCGCCAACGCCACGCTGGCCCAGCAGGCCGGCGCGCTGTTTGCGCTCTACGAGGCGCCGCATTACTTCCGCCGCGCCGGCAAGGGCCGCTTCAAGAAGGCCCCGGCCGAGATCCTGCAGCAGGCGCTGGCCGCCATCGAGAAGAAGAAGGCCATCCTGGCGCAGATCGACGAGTGGGCCGCCGCCCTGGGCCGGGGCGAATGCCCGCAGCCGATCCGCGAGCAGCTCTACAAGATCCTGTTCAAGCCCGACAAGAACGCGCCCGAATACAAGGCCGTGGTGGAAGCCAGCCGCGCCACGCACAAGGCGCCGCTCGACCTGCTGCAGCAGGCCGGCGCCATCGACTCGCCCTACCAGTTCCACTGGAAGCGTTTCCTGTTCGAGAACTTCCCCAAGGGCACGGGCTTCCCCGCCGTCACCGCGCCGCAGCCGCCCGAGGACCTGCCGCTTGCGCCCGTGCAGGCGTATTCCATCGACGATTCGCAGACGACGGAAATCGACGATGCGCTGTCCGTGCAAGGCCTGGGCACCGGCACCGTCACACTCGGCATCCACATCGCCGCGCCGGGCCTGGCCATCGTGCCGGGCACACCGCTCGACCAGCTGGGCCGCAACCGCCTGTCCACGGTCTACATGCCCGGCTACAAGATCACCATGCTGCCCGACGAGGTGGTGCGCATCTACACGCTGGACGAAGGCCGCGCCAACCCGGCCGTGTCGCTCTACGTGACGATCAACGAAGAGACTTTGGAGATCACCGGCACCGAAACCAAGCTGGAGCGCGTGCCCGTGGCCGTGAACCTGCGCCACGACCAGCTCGACCACATCGTGACCGAGGAATGGCTGAGCGACCCCTCGGTTCAGGTCCAGAACACGCCCCAGCCCTTGCTGGAACGGCGCGAGCAGCTCTCCTTTTTGCATCGCCTCGCCAAGAGCCTCAAGGCCCAGCGCGAAGTGGTGCGCGGCAAGCCCGAGACTTTCAACCGGCCGGACTACAACTTCCGGCTGAGCGCCGCCCGGCCGCCCGAAGGCGCGAACACCCCCTCGGGGGGCAGCGCAGCCAACGCAGTGGCAAGCGTGGGGGCTGGCAAATCCGGCAACGACGGCGCCGAGCCCACGGGCCGCGAGCAGGTCAGCATCACCACGCGCAAGCGCGGCGCGCCGCTGGACCTGATCGTGGCCGAGGCGGCCATCGTCGCCAACAGCAGCTGGGGCCAGCTGCTGGCCGAGCACGGCGTGCCCGGCATCTACCGCAGCCAGGCCAGCCTGGCGCCCGGCGTGAAGGTGCGCATGGGCACCAAGGCGCTGCCGCACGCCGGCATCGGCGTGAAGAGCTACGCCTGGGCCACCTCGCCGCTGCGCCGCTACGTCGATCTGGTGAACCAGTGGCAGATCATTGCCTGCGTGCGCCACGGCAAGACGGCCGCGCTGGCCGCACCATTCAAGCCCAAGGACGCGGACCTGTTCTCCATCATCAGCAGCTTCGACGGCGCCTACAGCGCCTACAACGGCTACCAGGCCGGCATGGAGCGCTTCTGGACGCTGCAGTACCTGCAGCAGAACGAGGTCACCGACATCGAGGCCACCGTGTTCAAGGAAGGCCCGGCCGGCAGCTTCCTGGTGCGCGCCGATGCCCTGCCCCTGGTGCTGCCCGTGCTAGGCGCGCAGAATCTGCCGCGCGGCGCGCGGGTGCGCGTGAAGCTGGGCGAGATCGACGAGATCACGCTCGACATCAGCGGCACGGTGCTGGAGCGCCTGGACGACCCGCAGGATGCCAGCGATGACGGCCCGGTGGACGAGCCCGAGGGCGACGACGACGAGGCCGTGGCCGGCCCCATCGCCATTGCGGTGGACGTGAACGAGGCCGAGGCCGCCGGCACCGATAATCGGGCGCCGTGA
- a CDS encoding TonB family protein — protein sequence MKLPALFRRMGALQWALTASVAVHAVLLSVRFIDPESFNRVFQDTPLEVILVNAKSNERPDKAQAIAQTSLAGGGEAAQGRATSPLPYSAITAVGDDFEEMQRKMDAMLEQQNQMLAQLRKQLASMPVPDPRPTSQATEAQTQEEKRRQLVKLLAEIEKRINEENARPRKRYISPATREEAYAVYYDALRRKIEDKGTENFPEQAGKKLYGELTMIVTVNHDGRVLTTEVVQGSGNSLLDRRAEAIARAAGPFGTFDKAMRAKADQIAVVSRFKFTRDQTLETTVR from the coding sequence ATGAAGCTGCCGGCCCTCTTTCGCCGCATGGGCGCGCTGCAGTGGGCTCTCACGGCCTCGGTGGCGGTGCACGCCGTGCTGCTGTCGGTGCGTTTCATCGATCCGGAGAGCTTCAACCGGGTCTTCCAGGACACGCCCCTGGAGGTGATCCTGGTGAACGCCAAGTCCAACGAGCGCCCGGACAAGGCCCAGGCCATCGCCCAGACCTCGCTGGCCGGCGGCGGCGAGGCGGCCCAGGGCCGCGCCACCAGCCCCCTGCCCTACTCCGCCATCACGGCCGTGGGGGATGATTTCGAGGAAATGCAGCGCAAGATGGACGCCATGCTGGAGCAGCAGAACCAGATGCTCGCCCAGCTGCGCAAGCAACTGGCCAGCATGCCGGTGCCCGATCCGCGCCCGACCAGCCAGGCCACCGAGGCGCAGACGCAGGAAGAAAAGCGCCGCCAGCTGGTCAAGCTGCTGGCCGAGATCGAAAAGCGCATCAACGAAGAGAACGCCCGCCCGCGCAAGCGCTACATCAGCCCGGCCACGCGCGAAGAGGCCTATGCCGTGTACTACGACGCGCTGCGCCGCAAGATCGAGGACAAGGGCACCGAGAACTTTCCCGAGCAGGCCGGCAAGAAGCTCTACGGCGAGCTGACCATGATCGTCACCGTGAACCACGACGGCCGCGTGCTCACCACCGAGGTCGTCCAGGGATCGGGCAACAGCCTGCTGGACCGCCGCGCGGAGGCCATCGCCCGCGCGGCCGGCCCGTTCGGCACCTTCGACAAGGCGATGCGCGCCAAGGCCGACCAGATCGCCGTGGTCTCGCGCTTCAAGTTCACCCGAGACCAGACGCTGGAGACGACGGTGAGATGA
- the aroE gene encoding shikimate dehydrogenase has product MTASTAAPASYCVMGNPIAHSRSPWIHARFAELTGQALVYERRLVPVDGFAAALHDFAGAGGRGCNVTVPFKLEAAERATERSERVQLAGAANTLVFGSDGAITADNTDGLGLVADITRNAQVPLTGRDVLLVGAGGAAAGVLGPLLYERPRRIVVTNRTHARAEALVHSHAGLATLQKVELLALDIQALEGDFDVIINATASSLAGGGVPVPARVLRPGSLAYDMMYGPAAQGFLDWARQHGAVARDGLGMLVEQAAEAFALWRGVRPPSAQVLAELRAAIAAGQ; this is encoded by the coding sequence ATGACTGCTTCGACCGCCGCCCCTGCCAGCTACTGCGTGATGGGCAACCCCATCGCGCACAGCCGCTCGCCCTGGATCCACGCACGCTTTGCCGAGCTGACCGGCCAGGCCCTGGTGTACGAACGCCGCCTCGTGCCGGTGGACGGCTTCGCCGCTGCGCTGCACGACTTTGCCGGCGCTGGCGGGCGCGGCTGCAACGTCACCGTGCCGTTCAAGCTCGAAGCCGCGGAGCGCGCCACCGAACGCAGCGAGCGCGTGCAGCTGGCCGGCGCCGCCAACACGCTGGTCTTCGGCAGCGACGGCGCCATCACGGCCGACAACACCGACGGCCTGGGCCTGGTGGCCGACATCACGCGCAACGCCCAGGTGCCGCTGACCGGGCGCGACGTGCTGCTGGTGGGCGCGGGCGGCGCGGCGGCCGGCGTGCTCGGGCCGCTGCTGTACGAGCGCCCCCGCCGCATCGTGGTGACCAACCGCACGCACGCACGCGCCGAAGCCCTGGTGCACAGCCATGCCGGCCTGGCGACGCTACAAAAAGTAGAGCTGCTTGCGCTTGATATACAAGCGCTGGAGGGCGATTTCGATGTGATCATCAACGCCACGGCCAGCAGCCTGGCGGGCGGCGGCGTTCCGGTGCCTGCCCGGGTGCTGCGCCCCGGCAGTCTGGCCTACGACATGATGTACGGCCCCGCGGCCCAGGGCTTTCTGGACTGGGCGCGCCAGCACGGCGCCGTGGCGCGCGACGGGCTCGGCATGCTGGTGGAGCAGGCGGCCGAGGCCTTCGCGCTGTGGCGCGGCGTGCGTCCGCCCTCCGCGCAGGTGCTGGCAGAGCTGCGGGCCGCCATCGCGGCAGGCCAGTGA
- the mtgA gene encoding monofunctional biosynthetic peptidoglycan transglycosylase has protein sequence MKALLRWIGLGLLAFVALQLFFVGRIALMAVVAPESTSFQRSEAWAQIADRGGVRWRQEWVAYGEIADTLKRAVIASEDDGFVNHDGVDWNAIEAAWEKNARAEAQFQKRQDAAPARAVRPAKIVGGSTITQQLAKNLLLSGERTLLRKGQEFVLTLALEHLLSKQRILEIYLNSVEWGDGVFGAEAAAQHYFRKSAARLSAAEAARLAVMLPQPKRFEKTPGSAYLSGRARIIMGRMGSAELP, from the coding sequence ATGAAAGCCCTGCTGCGCTGGATCGGATTGGGTCTGCTGGCCTTCGTGGCGCTGCAGCTGTTCTTCGTGGGCCGCATCGCGCTCATGGCGGTGGTGGCCCCTGAATCGACGAGCTTCCAGCGCTCCGAGGCCTGGGCCCAGATCGCCGACCGCGGCGGCGTGCGCTGGCGCCAGGAGTGGGTGGCCTACGGCGAGATCGCCGACACGCTCAAGCGTGCGGTGATCGCCTCCGAGGACGACGGCTTCGTCAACCACGACGGTGTGGACTGGAACGCCATCGAGGCCGCCTGGGAGAAGAATGCGCGCGCCGAGGCCCAGTTCCAGAAGCGCCAGGACGCCGCGCCCGCCCGTGCGGTGCGGCCGGCCAAGATCGTGGGCGGCTCCACCATCACCCAGCAGCTGGCCAAGAACCTGCTGCTGTCGGGCGAGCGCACGCTGCTGCGCAAGGGGCAGGAGTTCGTTCTCACGCTGGCGCTGGAGCACCTGCTGAGCAAGCAGCGCATCCTGGAGATCTACCTCAATAGCGTGGAATGGGGCGACGGCGTGTTCGGAGCCGAGGCAGCGGCCCAGCACTACTTCCGCAAGAGCGCTGCGCGCCTGAGCGCGGCCGAGGCGGCCCGCCTGGCGGTGATGCTGCCGCAGCCCAAGCGGTTCGAGAAAACGCCGGGCTCCGCCTACCTCTCGGGGCGCGCCCGGATCATCATGGGCCGGATGGGGTCGGCGGAACTACCCTGA
- a CDS encoding enoyl-CoA hydratase, which translates to MTEAHQDILVHTEHGVATITFNRVEKKNSITRAMYSALADAFDAAAQDNAVRVVVLQGDVAIFSAGNDIGDFLELPPSTPDSPVFRFLRGIATFPKPVIAAVCGPAVGIGTTLLFHCDLVYAGDNAAFSMPFVNLGLCPEAASSLLAPQLLGYHRAAEALLLGEPFMAEAALEVGLVNRVVPPTECNMVAQTQARKLAGKPLSSLVETKRLMKKSSQSAVLERMAEEGESFGRMLREPAAREAFTAFMEKRRPDFSAS; encoded by the coding sequence ATGACCGAAGCCCACCAGGACATCCTGGTCCACACCGAACACGGCGTGGCCACCATCACCTTCAACCGCGTCGAGAAGAAGAATTCGATCACCCGCGCGATGTACTCGGCCCTGGCCGATGCGTTCGACGCTGCGGCGCAGGACAATGCCGTGCGCGTCGTGGTGCTGCAGGGCGACGTGGCGATCTTTAGCGCCGGCAACGACATCGGCGACTTTCTGGAGCTGCCGCCCTCCACGCCGGATTCGCCGGTGTTCCGTTTCCTGCGCGGCATCGCCACCTTTCCCAAGCCCGTCATCGCCGCCGTGTGCGGCCCGGCGGTGGGCATCGGCACCACCCTGCTGTTCCATTGCGACCTGGTGTACGCGGGCGACAACGCAGCGTTCTCGATGCCCTTCGTGAACCTGGGCCTGTGCCCCGAGGCGGCCTCCAGCCTGCTGGCGCCGCAGCTGCTGGGCTACCACCGCGCCGCCGAGGCGCTGCTGCTGGGCGAGCCCTTCATGGCCGAGGCGGCGCTGGAGGTGGGCCTGGTCAACCGCGTCGTGCCGCCCACCGAATGCAACATGGTGGCCCAGACCCAGGCCCGCAAGCTGGCCGGCAAGCCGCTGAGTTCGCTGGTGGAGACCAAGCGCCTGATGAAGAAGTCCTCGCAGTCGGCCGTGCTCGAACGGATGGCGGAAGAGGGCGAGAGCTTCGGCCGCATGCTGCGCGAGCCTGCTGCGCGCGAGGCGTTCACGGCCTTCATGGAGAAGCGCCGTCCCGACTTCAGCGCCAGCTGA
- a CDS encoding acetyl-CoA C-acyltransferase → MAKQMQDAYIVAATRTPIGKSHRGYFRNTRPDDLLATTLKAALAQVPGLDPASIEDIICGCAIPEGAQGLNVARIGAVLAGLPTSVGGITVNRFCASGLSAVQMAADRIRVGEADVMIAAGVESMSMVPMMGNTPSLSPSIFAKDGDVGIAYGMGLTAEKVAQQWKVSREDQDAFALQSHQRALKAQQAGEFTDEITPIEVTDRTADLETGESIAKTRTVTLDEGARPDTSLEGLAKLKTVFAARGSVTAGNSSQTSDGAGALILASEAAVKRFGLTPLARFVSFASKGVPPSIMGIGPIEAIPAALRYAGLQQDDIDWFELNEAFAAQSLAVVRQLGLDPAKVNPMGGAIALGHPLGATGAIRAATVVHALRRHNLKRGMVTMCVGMGQGAAGIFERV, encoded by the coding sequence ATGGCCAAACAAATGCAGGACGCCTACATCGTCGCCGCCACGCGCACGCCCATCGGCAAGTCGCACCGCGGCTACTTCCGCAACACCCGCCCGGACGATCTGCTGGCGACCACCCTCAAGGCGGCGCTGGCCCAGGTGCCCGGACTGGACCCGGCCTCCATCGAGGACATCATCTGCGGCTGCGCCATTCCTGAGGGCGCGCAAGGCCTGAACGTGGCGCGCATCGGCGCGGTGCTGGCGGGCCTGCCCACCAGCGTGGGCGGCATCACCGTCAACCGTTTCTGCGCGTCCGGCCTGTCGGCCGTGCAGATGGCGGCCGACCGCATCCGCGTGGGCGAGGCCGACGTGATGATCGCCGCCGGCGTGGAGAGCATGAGCATGGTGCCCATGATGGGCAACACGCCGTCCCTCTCGCCCAGCATCTTCGCCAAGGACGGCGACGTGGGCATCGCCTACGGCATGGGCCTCACGGCCGAGAAGGTGGCGCAGCAGTGGAAGGTGAGCCGCGAAGACCAGGACGCCTTCGCCCTTCAGTCGCACCAGCGTGCCCTCAAGGCGCAGCAGGCCGGCGAGTTCACCGACGAGATCACGCCCATCGAAGTGACCGACCGCACGGCCGATCTGGAAACGGGCGAGAGCATCGCCAAGACCCGCACGGTGACGCTCGACGAAGGCGCCCGGCCCGACACCAGCCTGGAAGGCCTTGCCAAGCTCAAGACCGTGTTCGCGGCGCGCGGTTCGGTCACCGCGGGCAACAGCTCGCAGACCAGCGACGGCGCGGGCGCGCTGATCCTGGCGAGCGAAGCGGCGGTGAAACGCTTCGGCCTCACGCCGCTGGCCCGCTTCGTGAGCTTCGCCAGCAAGGGCGTGCCGCCGTCCATCATGGGCATCGGTCCCATCGAAGCCATTCCCGCCGCGCTCCGCTATGCCGGCCTGCAGCAGGACGACATCGACTGGTTCGAGCTGAACGAGGCCTTTGCCGCCCAATCGCTGGCGGTGGTGCGGCAACTGGGCCTGGACCCGGCCAAGGTGAATCCCATGGGTGGCGCCATCGCCCTGGGCCACCCGCTGGGTGCCACCGGCGCCATCCGCGCCGCCACGGTCGTGCATGCGCTGCGCCGCCACAACCTCAAGCGCGGCATGGTCACCATGTGCGTGGGCATGGGGCAGGGCGCTGCGGGCATCTTCGAAAGGGTTTGA
- a CDS encoding DUF4442 domain-containing protein — MTTTPDSVFAPNRLQLQLEQVDEFPKFLRPWVRNLVLRRAVPFTRTAGVEFTEMSPHRVEVHLRNEPRVRNHIGGIHASAMNLLAETATGMVVGLNVRDNCIPLAKDMKMAFRKRAHGALRAVAVLTDAQRAAMQAETKGEMQVQVTVTDETGAEPVECEFTWAWVPSNRPGKPTTEPNPTH; from the coding sequence ATGACCACGACCCCGGACAGCGTCTTCGCGCCCAACCGGCTGCAATTGCAGCTGGAGCAGGTGGACGAATTCCCGAAGTTCCTGCGCCCCTGGGTGCGCAACCTGGTGCTGCGCCGCGCCGTGCCGTTCACGCGAACGGCCGGCGTGGAGTTCACAGAGATGTCGCCCCACCGCGTGGAAGTGCACCTGCGCAACGAGCCGCGGGTGCGCAACCATATCGGCGGCATCCATGCCTCGGCGATGAACCTGCTGGCCGAGACGGCCACCGGCATGGTGGTGGGACTGAACGTGCGCGACAACTGCATTCCGCTGGCCAAGGACATGAAGATGGCCTTCCGCAAGCGCGCTCACGGCGCCCTGCGGGCCGTGGCGGTGCTGACCGATGCGCAGCGCGCGGCCATGCAGGCGGAAACCAAGGGCGAGATGCAGGTCCAGGTCACGGTGACGGACGAAACCGGCGCAGAGCCGGTGGAGTGCGAATTCACCTGGGCCTGGGTGCCGTCCAACCGCCCCGGCAAGCCAACGACCGAACCGAATCCCACCCATTGA